CCGAGCCGGCTCTGCACCCCGCGGAAGTCGCCGGTGCCGGTGATGTCCAGGGCCTTGGCCAGCAGCCCGGCGATGAACTCCAGCTTCACCGCGAGCCGCGTGCAGCCGTGGAAGGTGAAGCGCTCGATGAACCCGGACTGGCCGGTGAACATCCGGATCTTCTCCGGCTGCCCGTAGATGAAGACGTTCTCCCACGGGATGAGCACCTTGTCGAGCACCAGGATGGTGTCGTTCTCGTCCAGGCGGGAGGAGAGCGGGTAGTCGAAGGGGCTGCCCATCGCCGCCGCCGTCGCGGTGTAGGACGGGCGGCAGATCAGCTTCATCCCGGGTGCGTTCATCGGCACGGTCGCCACCAGGGCGAAGGTGCGGTCCTTGATCGGCAGGCCGTGGTGCGCGATGAAGTTGTAGTGCGTCAGCGCGGAGCCGGTCGCGACCACCTTCGCACCGGACACCACCAGGCCGGCGTCGGTCTCCTTCTCGGCGTGGATGAAGACGTCGGCCACCTGGTCCGGCGGCAGGCTGCGGTCGACCGGCGGATGGACGATCGCGTGGTTCCAGTACAGCACCTTCTCCTGCGAATCGGCGTACCAGCGCCGGGCGTTGTCCGCGAACGGCTCGTAGAAGTCCGCGTTGGCGCCGAGCGTGCCGAGGAAGGACGCCTTGTAGTCGGGGCTGCGGCCCATCCAGCCGTAACTCATGCGCGCCCAGGCGGCGATGGCCCGCTGGTCACCGACCAGGTCGTCCGCGCTGCGCGGGGTGGTGAAGAAACGGTGCGTGAAACCCTCCCGGCCGCTGTCGGTCGGGGTGGTCAGCACCTCCTGGTACTGCGGGTCGTGCAGGGCGTCGTAGAGCCGGGCCGTCATCCGGACCGGATTGTGGAACGCCGGGTGCGCGGTGACGTCCTTGACCCGGTCGCCGTAGAGGAAGATCTCCCGGTCGTCGCGAAGACTCTCGATGTATTCGGAACCGGTCAGCGGGCGAGTCCCGCGTG
The genomic region above belongs to Streptomyces sp. 1331.2 and contains:
- a CDS encoding 4-hydroxyphenylacetate 3-hydroxylase family protein; translated protein: MAEAPETSAGEPRGTRPLTGSEYIESLRDDREIFLYGDRVKDVTAHPAFHNPVRMTARLYDALHDPQYQEVLTTPTDSGREGFTHRFFTTPRSADDLVGDQRAIAAWARMSYGWMGRSPDYKASFLGTLGANADFYEPFADNARRWYADSQEKVLYWNHAIVHPPVDRSLPPDQVADVFIHAEKETDAGLVVSGAKVVATGSALTHYNFIAHHGLPIKDRTFALVATVPMNAPGMKLICRPSYTATAAAMGSPFDYPLSSRLDENDTILVLDKVLIPWENVFIYGQPEKIRMFTGQSGFIERFTFHGCTRLAVKLEFIAGLLAKALDITGTGDFRGVQSRLGEVLAWRNLFWGLSDAAARNPVAWRNGAVLPNSQYGLAYRWFMQTGYPRIREIVLQDVASGLIYTNSSAKDFDNPEIRPYLDRFLRGSGGVDAVERVKVMKLLWDAVGSEFGGRHELYERNYAGNHENTRIELLFAQLANGQLDSYKGLVDECLAEYDLNGWTVPDLASFTDLRDSVQGLLDS